ATTGGGGTCCGGCAGCTCGTGTTGGGTGAAGGTGGCGTTGAGTCCGAGACCGAGCACAATGGCCGGCTGCGGTGTCGCGACCTCAGCCAGGATCCCGCACAGCTTGCGACCCTCCACCAGCACATCGTTGGGCCACTTGAGCCCGGCCTGAATGCCCGACACCTCAGCGACCGCATCGACGATCGCCACTCCGGCCAGCAGCGGCACCAATCCCCACCGGTCCGGTGACACCTCACCGACTCCTATGCCCACCGACATCGACAGCTGCGTGCGCGCGGGCGCGCCCCAGTTGCGGCCGTGACGGCCCCGGCCGGCGGTCTGGTGTTCGGCCAGCAGCACAACACCGTCGATGTCCTCCCCCGCCGCGGCGCGTGCCACCAGATCGGCGTTGGTGGATCCGGTTTCCTCGACGATGTCGATGCGGCGCCACTGTCCACCGGGGCTGTCGGTAAGGGTGAGTCTGTCCGAGGTCACACGCTCAGCCTAGGACTCTCAGCGCGACGCCGTGGCGGCCCGCTCGGCAAGATTTTCTTCGACCTCGTGCACCCACACCCCGTGGGCATGCGTGGTGTCCACCTCGATCTCGAAGCGTTCTGTCATGTCCGGCGTGACATCTGCCAGATCCACGTAGAATTGCTCGTACCAGCGCCGGTGTTGATAGACGGCACCGTCCTCCTGAGTGAGTAACGGATTGTCTATGCGCGTCTTGTTCTTCCAGATCTCGACATCCTCCAGGAATCCGTCGCCGAATGATCTGGCCATCGCGGCGGCGAGCTTACGCGCGTTATCCGGTGGCAGATCGGGCATCTCCTGGATGGCCACACCCCACTGCAGCACGAAAGAATCGTGCGTCACCGGATAGTGGCAGTTGACAAGCGCCACTTCGACGGTGAATCCGGGACCGAGGTCGTTGTGAATCCAGTCGATCATGTATGCCGGGCCGAAATATGTGGCCTCCGAGCGCACACCCGTTCCTTCCCAAAGCTTTTCGGGGTTAGGAACAAAGTCGGGCCGCGGTTTGGACTCCATGAACTGGCTGGCGGTCTGCCCCTCGATGACGTTCTTGAAGTACGTCGGATAGGCGTGATGGATATAGAAGAAGTGCGCCATATCCACGTTGTTGTCGACGATCTCGCGGCAATGTGATCCCTCGATATGGATCGAGTTCCATTGCCATGATGACCATTTACCTTCCGCATAGCCGTCGATCGTCGGCGGGCTGAGCTCGGGCGGTGGAGCAGACC
This genomic window from Mycobacteroides chelonae contains:
- a CDS encoding biotin--[acetyl-CoA-carboxylase] ligase, which gives rise to MTSDRLTLTDSPGGQWRRIDIVEETGSTNADLVARAAAGEDIDGVVLLAEHQTAGRGRHGRNWGAPARTQLSMSVGIGVGEVSPDRWGLVPLLAGVAIVDAVAEVSGIQAGLKWPNDVLVEGRKLCGILAEVATPQPAIVLGLGLNATFTQHELPDPNATSLAILGWANPDRNELARAVLRELAGRIAHWRSARGVDEQLLEDYRARSVTLGARVRAELPGQRELIGVAVGLGNDGQLRIEAADGTVTAVTAGDITHLRPLGDQ
- a CDS encoding Rieske 2Fe-2S domain-containing protein is translated as MTDEMIREIDSGTVMTRFARGWHCLGLAESFHDGEPHGIEAFGTKLVVFVDSRGEIKVLDGYCRHMGGDLSQGTIKGDNIACPFHDWRWGGDGKCALVPYAKRTPKLARTRSWPTLEVNGQLLVWHDPEGSAPPPELSPPTIDGYAEGKWSSWQWNSIHIEGSHCREIVDNNVDMAHFFYIHHAYPTYFKNVIEGQTASQFMESKPRPDFVPNPEKLWEGTGVRSEATYFGPAYMIDWIHNDLGPGFTVEVALVNCHYPVTHDSFVLQWGVAIQEMPDLPPDNARKLAAAMARSFGDGFLEDVEIWKNKTRIDNPLLTQEDGAVYQHRRWYEQFYVDLADVTPDMTERFEIEVDTTHAHGVWVHEVEENLAERAATASR